The following proteins are encoded in a genomic region of Thermocrinis sp.:
- the trpD gene encoding anthranilate phosphoribosyltransferase: MREVLKRISEFENLSKEEMIQVLEDITEGRATDAQIGAFLMGLKMKGETVEELEGAASFFRAKATKVEVEDPENLVDTCGTGGDLAETFNVSTVTAFVLAGAGIKVAKHGNRSVSSKSGSADLLEHLGAKIDLGPQQVKKMIDEIGIGFMFAPIFHPAMKRVVGPRREVGIRSVFNLIGPLSNPAGAKRQLLGVFSDQFVEKIARTLLRLGVISAVVVHGKDGLDEVSISAPTTIAEIKGNEIFIYEFTPEDLGFRRYPLDYVRVKSVEESAKIVLSVLSGEPSPAFDMVLLNATFGIVISGKTEDKQTALEIAKESIKSGKAKEKLFKFIELSKQV; encoded by the coding sequence ATGCGTGAGGTTTTGAAGCGTATTTCTGAGTTTGAGAATTTGAGCAAAGAGGAGATGATCCAAGTGCTTGAGGATATCACAGAGGGTAGGGCGACGGATGCTCAGATAGGTGCTTTTTTGATGGGACTGAAGATGAAGGGAGAAACCGTAGAAGAGCTTGAGGGTGCAGCAAGTTTTTTTAGAGCTAAGGCTACAAAGGTAGAGGTGGAAGATCCAGAAAACTTGGTGGACACCTGCGGAACTGGGGGAGACTTGGCAGAAACTTTTAACGTATCCACGGTAACTGCTTTTGTTTTGGCTGGGGCAGGCATAAAGGTAGCAAAGCACGGCAATAGGTCTGTTTCCTCCAAAAGCGGAAGCGCGGACCTTTTGGAGCACTTAGGAGCAAAGATAGACTTGGGTCCTCAGCAAGTTAAGAAGATGATAGATGAGATCGGCATAGGCTTTATGTTTGCTCCAATATTTCATCCTGCCATGAAAAGGGTTGTGGGTCCAAGAAGGGAGGTAGGTATAAGGTCTGTTTTCAATCTTATAGGTCCATTGTCCAATCCAGCAGGTGCAAAGAGACAGCTCTTAGGCGTGTTTTCGGACCAGTTTGTGGAAAAGATAGCTCGAACACTTTTAAGATTGGGTGTGATCAGTGCAGTGGTGGTTCATGGCAAAGATGGGCTTGACGAAGTTTCCATATCCGCACCCACTACCATAGCGGAGATAAAGGGAAACGAGATATTTATATATGAATTCACTCCAGAAGACCTGGGCTTTAGACGTTATCCGCTGGACTATGTAAGAGTCAAGTCCGTGGAGGAGAGCGCGAAGATAGTCTTATCCGTGCTAAGTGGAGAACCCTCTCCAGCTTTTGATATGGTCCTTTTAAATGCTACCTTTGGAATAGTGATATCGGGGAAGACTGAGGATAAACAAACCGCATTAGAGATCGCAAAGGAATCAATAAAAAGCGGGAAAGCTAAGGAAAAACTGTTCAAATTTATAGAGCTTTCAAAACAGGTTTAA
- the rpe gene encoding ribulose-phosphate 3-epimerase: MKLLAPSILSADFYRLGEQISACIRGGADILHFDVMDGHFVPNITFGPVVLESIKKHCSIPLDAHLMIENVDKYIPDFVKAGADMVSIHIENNYHIHRSLELIKSLGAKAGVVINPATSLKLLEEVLHYVDFVLLMSVNPGFGGQRFIPRSIERLKKLKAMVLEINPKVHIEIDGGIKEDNIKQVAEAGADIIVVGSAIFSSEDVEAQTRKLKNILISLEAL; the protein is encoded by the coding sequence TTGAAGCTGTTGGCTCCCTCTATTCTTTCGGCCGATTTTTACAGGCTTGGAGAGCAAATATCCGCCTGTATAAGAGGTGGTGCGGACATATTGCACTTTGACGTGATGGACGGGCACTTTGTGCCAAACATAACCTTTGGACCTGTGGTGCTTGAAAGTATAAAAAAGCACTGCTCCATACCCTTGGATGCCCATCTGATGATAGAGAACGTGGATAAGTATATTCCGGACTTTGTAAAGGCTGGTGCGGATATGGTAAGCATACACATAGAGAACAACTATCACATTCACAGAAGCCTTGAGCTAATAAAGAGCTTGGGTGCAAAGGCAGGGGTGGTGATAAACCCGGCCACATCCCTTAAACTTTTGGAAGAAGTTTTGCACTATGTGGATTTCGTGCTTTTGATGTCGGTAAATCCGGGTTTTGGAGGACAAAGGTTTATCCCAAGGTCCATAGAAAGGCTAAAAAAGCTAAAGGCTATGGTTTTGGAAATAAACCCGAAGGTGCATATAGAGATAGACGGAGGGATAAAGGAAGACAACATAAAGCAAGTGGCGGAAGCTGGAGCAGACATAATAGTGGTAGGTTCGGCCATCTTTTCTTCAGAAGACGTGGAAGCTCAAACAAGAAAGCTAAAGAACATTCTTATCTCCTTAGAGGCACTGTAA
- a CDS encoding HIT domain-containing protein, translating into MKLLWAPWRSGYVEKVDQFSECFLCEAVIQPEEKLRDYLVLYRGKKAFVIFNKYPYNAGHLMIAPKDHIGDFSLLDEETVLEIHRLTVACIKALEQTIKPHGFNLGYNLGRSAGAGLESHIHLHIVPRWNGDTNFMPTVSQTKVISQDLWDLYDRIKPHLERLLNAP; encoded by the coding sequence ATGAAGCTTCTTTGGGCTCCTTGGAGAAGTGGATACGTAGAAAAGGTGGATCAGTTCTCTGAGTGTTTTCTTTGTGAAGCGGTCATACAGCCGGAAGAAAAGTTAAGGGATTACTTGGTGCTATACAGAGGGAAAAAAGCTTTTGTTATATTCAACAAGTATCCCTACAACGCAGGACATCTTATGATAGCTCCAAAGGATCACATAGGGGACTTTAGCCTTTTGGATGAGGAAACGGTGCTTGAAATTCACAGATTAACGGTAGCCTGTATTAAGGCTTTGGAGCAAACAATCAAGCCACACGGCTTTAATCTTGGATACAACTTGGGAAGGTCTGCGGGTGCTGGGCTGGAAAGCCATATACACCTTCACATAGTCCCAAGGTGGAACGGGGATACGAACTTCATGCCCACAGTATCCCAAACAAAGGTCATATCTCAGGATCTTTGGGACCTTTACGATAGGATAAAGCCCCATCTTGAAAGACTGCTGAATGCTCCTTGA
- a CDS encoding menaquinone biosynthesis protein, whose product MFKVGKVSYLNTLPLFYKFEDPRVELVEGHPSELVNLLRIGKIQAGIVSSVEYLFHPHRYRIIPDVSISSKEKVCSVAILSKKPIQEIKKVHLTPASLTSKYLCFYILEEVYKLRPLYTKNRKEAEALLLIGDEALLAKKQGKYPYIYDLAQEWYKVHKLPFVFALFLVRSDTPNQLDEIIKNLVSISLKVFYTDLKEGKVDISGYSRKELEEYFTECLNNSFGERELLSMNIFKKFLESRGYAE is encoded by the coding sequence ATGTTTAAGGTTGGAAAGGTATCTTATCTAAATACGCTGCCTCTTTTTTACAAGTTTGAAGACCCAAGGGTTGAACTCGTAGAGGGCCATCCTTCTGAGCTGGTAAATCTACTCAGAATCGGAAAAATTCAAGCAGGGATAGTTTCTTCTGTAGAATACCTCTTCCATCCCCACAGATACAGGATAATACCTGATGTTTCTATATCTTCAAAAGAAAAGGTATGCTCTGTGGCTATACTCTCAAAAAAACCCATCCAGGAGATAAAGAAAGTCCATTTAACCCCCGCTTCTTTAACTTCTAAGTATTTATGTTTTTACATTTTAGAAGAGGTATATAAGCTAAGACCGTTATATACCAAAAACAGAAAGGAAGCAGAGGCCCTTTTACTGATAGGAGATGAAGCCCTTTTAGCAAAAAAACAGGGTAAGTATCCGTATATCTATGATTTAGCTCAAGAGTGGTATAAGGTGCATAAACTCCCCTTTGTCTTTGCCCTGTTTTTAGTAAGGTCGGACACCCCAAATCAATTAGATGAGATTATAAAAAACTTAGTCTCTATATCTTTAAAAGTGTTTTACACAGATTTAAAAGAAGGTAAAGTAGATATAAGTGGATATTCTAGGAAAGAACTTGAGGAGTATTTTACCGAATGTCTTAACAATTCCTTTGGAGAAAGGGAACTTCTTTCTATGAATATTTTCAAGAAATTTTTAGAAAGTAGGGGATACGCTGAGTGA
- the leuA gene encoding 2-isopropylmalate synthase: MNNRVYIFDTTLRDGEQAPGFSMTAEEKLQMALQLAKLGVDVIEAGFAAASKGDFEAVRLIAEEVKGPVICSLARALEKDIELAAQALEPAERKRIHTFIATSEIHMKYKLKMEPEDVLERAGKAVAFARRFTEDVEFSCEDATRSQREFLYRIIERAIKAGATVINIPDTVGYAVPEEFAKLIEDIMNNVPNIDKAIVSVHCHDDLGMAVANSLMAVKHGARQVECTINGIGERAGNAAMEEIVMALKVRKDFFGDLYTNINTKELYKTSRLLCRITGSFVPPNKAVVGDNAFAHESGIHQHGVLSHPLTYEIMNPEDVGFPSTRIILGKHSGRHALKSKLKEMGYELSEVEIDRIFEKFKALADKKKEVYEEDLEALIYEEVMKVEEEEPVKVLHYQVQTGDKILPTATVVLSYMGEERTATSTGNGPVDAIIKAIQKALGIEPKLIDFSIKALTPNTDAQAESRLVIELDGVKSSGRGVDVDVIRASVNGFVDAVNRAILRKNYILSRQKVREEGTV; the protein is encoded by the coding sequence ATGAATAACAGAGTTTATATCTTTGATACCACGCTTAGGGACGGTGAACAGGCACCCGGTTTTTCCATGACAGCAGAAGAAAAGCTACAAATGGCACTACAGCTTGCCAAGTTAGGTGTGGATGTTATAGAAGCTGGGTTTGCCGCAGCATCCAAAGGAGACTTTGAAGCGGTAAGGCTCATAGCAGAGGAAGTAAAAGGTCCGGTTATATGCTCCTTAGCAAGGGCGTTGGAGAAGGATATAGAGTTAGCTGCGCAAGCTTTGGAACCAGCGGAAAGGAAGAGAATACATACCTTTATAGCCACATCTGAGATCCACATGAAATATAAGCTGAAGATGGAGCCAGAGGATGTGCTGGAAAGGGCAGGTAAGGCTGTGGCTTTCGCAAGAAGATTTACCGAAGATGTGGAGTTTTCTTGCGAAGATGCTACCCGTAGCCAAAGGGAGTTTCTCTACAGAATAATTGAAAGGGCTATAAAGGCGGGAGCAACGGTGATAAACATTCCAGATACGGTGGGATACGCCGTACCTGAAGAGTTTGCAAAGCTTATTGAGGACATAATGAACAATGTCCCTAACATAGATAAGGCTATTGTAAGCGTGCATTGTCATGATGACCTTGGTATGGCTGTGGCAAACTCGCTTATGGCTGTGAAACACGGTGCAAGGCAGGTAGAATGCACCATAAACGGTATAGGAGAAAGGGCTGGCAACGCAGCTATGGAAGAGATAGTTATGGCTTTGAAGGTAAGAAAGGACTTCTTTGGCGATCTCTACACAAACATAAACACCAAAGAACTTTACAAAACAAGCAGGCTGTTGTGTAGGATCACGGGAAGCTTTGTACCACCTAACAAAGCGGTAGTGGGAGACAATGCCTTTGCCCACGAATCTGGCATACATCAGCACGGCGTGCTATCCCATCCTCTAACTTACGAAATTATGAACCCAGAGGACGTGGGCTTTCCATCCACGCGCATAATTTTGGGCAAACACTCTGGAAGGCACGCACTCAAAAGCAAGCTCAAAGAGATGGGTTATGAACTTTCGGAAGTAGAAATAGATAGAATCTTTGAAAAGTTCAAAGCGTTGGCAGACAAAAAGAAAGAAGTTTATGAGGAAGACCTTGAGGCTCTGATTTACGAAGAGGTAATGAAGGTGGAAGAGGAAGAACCGGTAAAAGTACTTCACTATCAGGTGCAAACGGGAGACAAGATCCTCCCTACTGCCACCGTAGTTCTGTCTTACATGGGAGAAGAGAGGACTGCCACCTCTACCGGAAATGGTCCTGTGGATGCTATAATAAAGGCAATACAAAAGGCTCTTGGCATTGAGCCAAAGCTGATAGATTTTTCCATAAAGGCGCTCACTCCTAACACAGACGCTCAAGCGGAGTCAAGGCTTGTTATAGAACTGGACGGAGTAAAATCCTCTGGAAGGGGTGTGGATGTGGATGTTATAAGGGCAAGCGTGAATGGTTTTGTGGATGCGGTAAACAGAGCAATCCTGAGGAAAAACTACATACTCTCAAGGCAAAAGGTAAGAGAAGAAGGCACAGTTTAA
- a CDS encoding thioredoxin family protein, translating to MFEELTDRDIYDRAISAEKPAVVVFYKPGNEKNQEVFQLLSKFQVMYGDRVNFFSMNAEENTTPEDLGIFYFPTVLYFRDTMELERHDYTPTEEEVEVAIRRLLRL from the coding sequence ATGTTTGAAGAGCTAACAGACAGAGACATATACGACAGGGCTATATCTGCAGAAAAACCCGCGGTGGTGGTGTTCTACAAACCGGGAAATGAAAAAAATCAGGAAGTTTTTCAACTGCTATCTAAGTTTCAGGTGATGTACGGAGATAGGGTAAATTTTTTTAGCATGAATGCAGAAGAGAACACAACTCCCGAGGACCTTGGCATATTTTACTTCCCCACAGTTCTATACTTTAGGGACACTATGGAGTTGGAAAGGCACGACTACACTCCCACGGAAGAAGAAGTGGAAGTAGCAATAAGGAGGCTCCTAAGGTTATGA
- a CDS encoding LPS-assembly protein LptD has translation MLIVYLVIFLINITYSLEIFSNYLERQPDGWIQAKEEVEVYHERYYIKADTIRYNPETKEVIAEGNVYVKSLDGRLEAVGSYAYINLEKDVGYYLNAEGRFERFHFEAKRLEKSKDLYTVEDGQITTCPPDRKEMVLCFSRAEVDQKYVFSTNNSLRLFKFPLAYLPLFIYPVGERRSGLLPPTVGSNSFNNLIYQQPIYWAISKDKDATLTLDFRDKQAKGFSLEYRQALFKENDLRLDASYYNEPEPPGKWWKGRNLSTFRKNRYRFKLDLDLQDFKAGLDTTSDPYFLEDTSLKRIERTKPYLTSYINYSKELDRVFLSFNAKYFYDTTSPNNKQTLHRLPEINLYWKPQQIVNNLFLSAYFSYTNFYRELGLRGQRILIFPEISVPKRILSKVFHSQIIFENIQYFGLNQKGYKNSVTSIYFSESVPFTLDFQRGKFSMKNFFTLNYRIRPKDFNNPKFDNLDDLSKKNQIEITAAGSLSYNDKEFLNFYLSTGYNYLGKYAYAGLTAERKIVPIRTILSVKPSEALSFYTDSLYDVESASFLERSSNLTFTYKKTTLTLGHISSRNLFEQKLSDQTTLNLSTAYRSAVLGFSLTRDNRIKKDLTRQASLDYRGACWSFGLLARDNYDGTKGKYLKELYITFNIFDLQRLTVPLRR, from the coding sequence ATGCTGATAGTCTATCTTGTTATCTTCTTGATAAATATAACCTACAGCTTGGAGATATTTTCCAACTACCTTGAACGTCAGCCCGATGGATGGATACAGGCAAAGGAAGAGGTAGAGGTCTATCACGAAAGGTACTACATAAAGGCAGACACTATAAGATACAACCCTGAAACAAAGGAAGTTATAGCGGAAGGTAATGTTTACGTAAAGTCTTTGGACGGTAGGCTTGAAGCAGTAGGCTCTTACGCGTACATCAACTTAGAAAAAGATGTAGGATATTACTTAAATGCCGAAGGCAGATTTGAAAGATTTCACTTTGAGGCTAAGAGACTGGAAAAAAGCAAGGATTTATACACCGTAGAAGATGGGCAGATTACCACATGTCCTCCCGATAGGAAGGAAATGGTCCTTTGCTTTTCAAGGGCAGAAGTAGATCAAAAGTATGTTTTTTCAACAAACAATTCTCTTAGGCTCTTCAAATTCCCTCTTGCCTATCTGCCACTTTTTATCTACCCTGTTGGAGAGCGTAGGTCTGGTCTTCTGCCACCAACGGTAGGTTCTAACTCATTCAACAACTTAATATACCAACAGCCAATCTACTGGGCTATCTCAAAGGATAAAGATGCTACTCTAACACTGGACTTTAGAGACAAGCAAGCTAAAGGTTTTTCCTTAGAATATAGGCAAGCATTATTTAAGGAGAACGATCTTAGGTTAGATGCATCCTATTACAATGAACCCGAGCCACCGGGCAAGTGGTGGAAAGGGAGAAATCTAAGCACCTTCAGAAAAAACAGATACCGTTTCAAGCTTGATTTAGACCTTCAAGATTTTAAAGCGGGCTTGGATACAACATCGGACCCATACTTTTTGGAAGACACTTCTTTGAAAAGAATAGAAAGAACAAAACCCTATCTGACCTCTTACATAAACTACAGCAAAGAGCTTGATAGGGTTTTTCTAAGCTTTAACGCAAAGTATTTTTACGATACTACATCTCCAAATAACAAGCAAACATTACACAGACTACCGGAGATAAACCTATATTGGAAGCCACAGCAGATAGTGAACAACCTTTTTCTGAGTGCCTATTTTTCCTACACTAATTTTTATAGAGAGCTTGGTCTAAGAGGGCAAAGGATCTTGATTTTCCCAGAGATTTCCGTGCCCAAAAGAATACTGAGCAAAGTGTTCCACTCCCAAATTATATTTGAAAACATACAATATTTCGGTTTAAACCAGAAAGGATACAAAAACAGCGTAACGAGTATTTACTTTTCCGAAAGCGTGCCCTTTACTTTAGATTTTCAAAGGGGAAAATTTAGCATGAAAAACTTCTTTACGCTGAACTACAGAATTAGACCGAAGGATTTTAACAATCCAAAGTTTGACAACTTGGATGATCTAAGTAAAAAAAACCAGATTGAGATAACCGCTGCTGGCTCTCTGAGCTACAACGATAAGGAATTTTTAAACTTCTACCTTAGCACGGGTTACAACTATCTTGGTAAGTACGCATACGCGGGTTTAACCGCAGAAAGAAAAATAGTACCGATTAGAACTATCCTATCTGTTAAACCCTCAGAGGCTCTGAGTTTTTATACGGACAGCCTTTACGATGTGGAGAGTGCCTCTTTTCTCGAAAGATCCAGCAACTTAACCTTTACATACAAAAAAACCACCCTCACCTTAGGACACATATCATCAAGAAACCTTTTTGAACAGAAGCTTTCAGACCAAACTACTCTAAACCTAAGCACAGCCTACAGGTCTGCAGTCCTTGGCTTTTCTCTAACAAGAGATAACAGAATAAAGAAGGATTTGACCAGACAAGCGAGCCTTGACTACAGAGGCGCATGCTGGAGCTTTGGACTGCTTGCAAGGGATAATTACGATGGGACAAAAGGAAAGTATTTAAAGGAGCTCTATATAACCTTTAACATCTTTGACCTGCAGAGGCTTACAGTGCCTCTAAGGAGATAA
- a CDS encoding homoserine dehydrogenase: MKVSVGIVGCGVVGTGTVALLLENAKVIKEKTGLEIVISKVADKDWSKPREYNVPEHLRTTDYREVLENSQIVVELVGGKDFAKKLILEAIERGKHVVTANKHLLAEEGYEIFHKAKEKGVLLGFEASVGGGIPIIKALREGLVGNKVQNIYGILNGTTNYILTKMLEEDLSFEKALDMAKGFGYAEADPSLDIDGWDSAHKLSLLAYVGFGKHFPFSEIYVEGIRKVDLLDVELGKELGYTLKLLAIAKRIDSEVELRVHPTFIPIDNPLAKVSDVYNAVLVEGDFVGKTMFYGRGAGSRPTASAVVSDIVDIAKSISYCIPPKHTWESEEPLRINKNFYSRYYLRFDVPDKPGVLAKIAHVLAEYNISIASVLQKEKVCKAAGREGQPIVPLVILTHKAYEMDMQKAVGDIQKLPVVEGTPTIIRVEEEAY; the protein is encoded by the coding sequence GTGAAAGTTAGCGTTGGTATAGTTGGATGCGGTGTAGTGGGCACAGGCACGGTCGCTTTATTGTTGGAAAACGCTAAGGTAATAAAAGAGAAGACGGGGCTTGAGATCGTAATAAGCAAAGTAGCGGACAAAGATTGGAGCAAACCAAGAGAGTATAACGTGCCAGAACATCTTAGAACCACAGACTACAGGGAGGTCTTAGAAAACTCCCAAATCGTAGTAGAGCTGGTAGGTGGTAAAGACTTTGCAAAGAAGCTAATACTGGAGGCTATAGAAAGGGGTAAGCACGTAGTAACTGCAAATAAGCACCTGCTTGCAGAAGAAGGATATGAGATATTCCATAAGGCAAAGGAGAAGGGAGTCCTTTTAGGCTTTGAAGCCTCCGTGGGTGGTGGCATACCGATCATAAAAGCCCTAAGGGAGGGCTTAGTTGGAAACAAAGTGCAAAACATTTACGGCATACTAAATGGCACCACAAACTACATACTTACCAAAATGTTGGAAGAGGACCTCAGCTTTGAAAAGGCCCTTGATATGGCAAAAGGGTTCGGATATGCAGAAGCAGACCCCTCTTTGGACATAGACGGTTGGGACTCTGCGCACAAGCTAAGCCTTTTAGCTTATGTAGGCTTTGGAAAGCACTTTCCCTTTAGTGAAATATACGTAGAAGGCATAAGAAAGGTTGACCTTTTGGATGTGGAGCTCGGAAAAGAATTGGGATACACGCTAAAGCTTTTGGCCATAGCAAAGAGAATAGATTCGGAAGTAGAACTTAGAGTCCATCCTACCTTTATACCCATTGACAACCCGTTGGCTAAGGTCTCGGATGTCTATAACGCAGTTTTGGTAGAGGGGGATTTTGTAGGTAAGACCATGTTCTACGGAAGGGGAGCTGGCTCAAGACCTACCGCATCGGCGGTGGTTTCCGACATAGTGGATATTGCAAAGAGCATAAGCTACTGTATCCCTCCCAAGCATACGTGGGAAAGTGAGGAACCGCTAAGAATCAATAAAAACTTCTATAGTAGATATTATCTTAGGTTTGACGTTCCTGACAAACCTGGAGTTTTGGCAAAAATTGCCCACGTTTTGGCAGAGTATAACATAAGCATAGCCTCTGTGCTTCAAAAAGAAAAGGTTTGTAAGGCAGCAGGCAGAGAAGGACAGCCCATTGTGCCTTTGGTTATACTTACCCACAAAGCTTATGAGATGGACATGCAAAAGGCAGTTGGCGACATACAAAAGCTTCCAGTTGTGGAAGGAACCCCCACTATCATAAGAGTGGAGGAGGAAGCCTATTGA
- a CDS encoding ABC transporter ATP-binding protein: protein MLLEVKDLSLSYGSKKVLKNVSFSLERGEVLCIVGESGSGKSSILLSIIGLLPKHSSISGSIKLEGRELVGLPETEYAKLRGKDIGIVFQEPSLYLDPLFKVKDQIMEAYTTHFGKVGAMDRVVETLKKVGVQDVERVMNSYPHQLSGGLRQRVCIAIATVCDPSLILADEPTTALDLTVQRKILGLFTKLKEEGKGIILVTHDFGVVAEVADNVLVLKEGEVVESGSVWDIFDNPKHEYTKNLLSATYLKA, encoded by the coding sequence ATGCTCCTTGAAGTAAAAGATCTATCTCTCAGTTATGGCTCAAAAAAAGTTTTGAAGAATGTTAGCTTTTCCTTAGAGAGGGGAGAGGTTCTCTGCATAGTGGGAGAGTCGGGTTCCGGAAAGAGTTCCATCCTGCTTTCCATCATTGGCCTTTTACCGAAGCACAGCTCAATAAGCGGAAGTATAAAACTTGAAGGAAGGGAACTGGTAGGTTTGCCAGAAACAGAATACGCGAAACTAAGAGGGAAGGATATAGGTATAGTTTTTCAGGAGCCTTCTTTGTATCTTGACCCTCTCTTTAAAGTAAAGGATCAGATAATGGAGGCATACACTACGCACTTTGGAAAGGTTGGTGCAATGGATAGGGTGGTAGAAACGCTAAAAAAGGTAGGCGTGCAGGATGTGGAAAGGGTTATGAACTCTTATCCTCATCAGCTTTCAGGAGGCCTAAGGCAAAGGGTTTGCATAGCCATAGCTACAGTTTGTGATCCGAGCCTTATTTTGGCAGACGAGCCAACAACCGCTCTAGACCTGACGGTGCAAAGAAAGATCCTTGGACTTTTCACAAAGCTAAAAGAAGAGGGAAAGGGTATAATCTTGGTTACTCATGACTTTGGAGTGGTGGCGGAAGTAGCAGATAATGTGCTTGTTCTAAAAGAGGGGGAGGTGGTAGAGTCTGGCTCAGTGTGGGATATATTTGACAATCCCAAACACGAATACACGAAAAACTTGCTCTCCGCTACCTACCTGAAGGCTTAA
- a CDS encoding tetratricopeptide repeat protein, protein MLNLVILVLSLFAFSCTQKIEIKTEPQTHRPPGLIVASEKAVENGKKHLRKGNCGKAIQEFNKALAKNPNNFEALYWLGVAEGMCGYYSDAYNRLTIALRYTPDRTWEARVNASIGLILIFMEKDDEAKIYFDRAKRIDPKNELVIQYSEIETRGKGKKGREKINKEESFGLILKWLD, encoded by the coding sequence ATGCTTAACTTGGTTATACTCGTGCTTTCTCTCTTTGCATTTTCTTGCACGCAAAAGATAGAGATAAAAACTGAGCCCCAGACCCACAGGCCACCCGGTTTAATAGTGGCTTCAGAAAAAGCAGTAGAAAACGGGAAAAAACACCTCAGAAAGGGTAATTGTGGAAAAGCAATTCAAGAGTTTAACAAAGCCCTTGCTAAAAATCCTAACAACTTTGAAGCCCTCTACTGGTTAGGCGTGGCAGAAGGCATGTGTGGTTATTACTCTGACGCTTATAACAGACTTACTATTGCGTTAAGATACACTCCAGACAGAACTTGGGAAGCTAGAGTAAACGCAAGCATAGGCCTTATTTTGATATTTATGGAAAAAGATGATGAGGCAAAAATCTATTTTGATAGAGCTAAACGTATAGATCCAAAAAATGAGTTGGTAATACAATACTCTGAAATTGAAACAAGAGGAAAAGGGAAGAAAGGAAGGGAAAAAATTAATAAAGAAGAAAGCTTTGGCCTAATTCTTAAGTGGCTTGATTGA